In one window of Paracoccus saliphilus DNA:
- a CDS encoding TAXI family TRAP transporter solute-binding subunit → MTIRTRVAALATAMVFGAAPMTAGAQEFINILTGGTSGVYYPVGGALSKIYTDGIPDAKVQVQSTKASVENLNLLQQGKGEIGIALGDSVKFAAEGNADVGFPEPLDKLRGISAMYPNFIQIVASEESGIKTLEDLKGKALSVGAPKSGTELNARAILEAAGMSYDDLGKVEYLPFAESVELMKNRQLDATLQSAGLGVASLKDLSTSIPITVVSVPEEVASNLGAPYVAETIPAETYDGQAEDVPTVAVINFLVSSEAVSDDLAYQMTKLMYDNLDALKATHAATSSMDVQNALKGMPIPVHPGAQRYYDEIGVKAE, encoded by the coding sequence ATGACCATTCGCACAAGGGTCGCAGCACTCGCTACGGCCATGGTTTTCGGTGCGGCACCCATGACGGCGGGCGCCCAGGAATTCATTAATATACTGACTGGCGGCACCTCTGGTGTCTATTATCCGGTCGGTGGCGCGCTGTCGAAGATCTACACCGATGGCATTCCCGATGCGAAGGTTCAGGTGCAATCCACCAAGGCCAGTGTCGAGAACCTGAACCTGCTGCAACAAGGCAAGGGGGAAATCGGAATTGCGCTTGGGGATTCGGTGAAGTTCGCGGCAGAGGGCAATGCCGATGTCGGCTTCCCCGAGCCGCTGGACAAGCTGCGCGGCATCTCGGCCATGTATCCGAACTTCATACAGATCGTTGCCAGTGAGGAATCGGGCATCAAGACGCTCGAGGATCTGAAGGGAAAGGCGCTGTCGGTCGGCGCTCCGAAATCGGGGACCGAGCTGAATGCGCGGGCAATCCTGGAAGCGGCAGGCATGAGCTATGACGATCTCGGTAAGGTCGAGTACCTGCCCTTCGCGGAATCGGTCGAACTGATGAAGAACCGCCAGCTTGACGCGACACTGCAATCTGCAGGGCTGGGTGTGGCATCGCTCAAGGACCTCTCGACCTCAATCCCGATCACGGTCGTGTCGGTTCCCGAAGAGGTGGCGTCGAATCTTGGTGCGCCCTATGTCGCGGAAACGATCCCGGCCGAGACTTATGATGGGCAGGCTGAAGATGTGCCGACCGTTGCGGTGATCAACTTCCTGGTCAGCTCCGAGGCGGTCAGCGACGATCTCGCCTACCAGATGACCAAGCTGATGTATGACAATCTGGACGCTCTCAAGGCGACGCATGCGGCAACCTCCAGCATGGATGTTCAGAACGCCCTGAAAGGCATGCCGATTCCGGTGCATCCGGGCGCGCAGCGCTACTATGATGAAATTGGCGTCAAAGCTGAATAA
- the grxD gene encoding Grx4 family monothiol glutaredoxin yields MSDVNTQIQDTISSNDVVLFMKGTKEMPQCGFSSRVAGVLNYMGVSFRDVNVLADDGIRQGIKEFSDWPTIPQLYVKGEFVGGCDIITEMTLSGELDQLFDQKAVGYDKDAAEKIREANA; encoded by the coding sequence ATGAGCGATGTGAACACGCAGATCCAGGATACGATCTCCTCCAATGACGTCGTATTGTTCATGAAAGGCACCAAGGAAATGCCGCAATGTGGCTTTTCCAGCCGAGTTGCAGGTGTTCTGAATTACATGGGGGTCAGCTTTCGCGATGTGAATGTGCTGGCCGATGACGGCATCCGTCAAGGCATCAAGGAATTTTCGGACTGGCCGACGATTCCGCAGCTTTACGTCAAGGGTGAGTTCGTGGGTGGCTGCGATATCATCACCGAGATGACCCTGTCGGGCGAGTTGGATCAGCTATTTGACCAAAAAGCAGTTGGTTATGACAAGGATGCTGCCGAAAAAATCCGCGAAGCCAACGCCTGA
- a CDS encoding TRAP transporter permease yields MAESQHPARAEHVDAGLHDPLTESFPAGFQGRILYWIAVAFSLYQIAIAAHIVNLSSQIQRALHLGFLMLLCFPLLAALRKQGPVGQIVAWIMAALGVVVAGYQWVEYVPLMMRSGSLNQIDVVIGIIALVGTFAAAWVVMGPALPIVAGFFLIYALFGEYFPGPMVTRGYELAQVVEQMSFGTEGIYGTPLYVSATYIFLFILFGAFLEKAGMIKLFTDVSLGMVGHRMGGAAKVSVVSSGLMGTISGSGVANVVTTGQFTIPLMKSFGYRAAFAGGVESTASMGGQIMPPVMGAVAFIMAETLGVAYIEVVRAAIIPAILYFASAFWMVHLEAGRRNLRGMAEDELPSTIKALREGWYLILPLAVLVYLLFTGYTPLFAGTVGLALTMMLILGASAALGLPSPLLKTIFWIGLGLVAASFLKFGNNALWAGIAVLLIWNAISQGGRATIRQVVDSLAEGAKTALPVGVACALVGVIIGTMTLTGAANTFGLYIVSVGQNSLFLSLVLTMLTCLVLGMGIPTIPNYIITSTIAAPALLELGVPLIVSHMFVFYFGIMADLTPPVALACFAAAPIAKEGGLKISFEALKVAAAGFVIPYMAIYTPALMLQDGGPLAGSIGYASAVAYIVLKCVIAIGLWGIAVIGWLQHNLAVWERVLAAIAAFTLIAAMPMTDEIGLALAALFALLWWRKSRA; encoded by the coding sequence ATGGCCGAATCTCAGCATCCTGCCCGCGCGGAACATGTCGACGCGGGTCTTCATGACCCACTGACCGAAAGCTTTCCTGCTGGTTTTCAGGGCAGGATACTCTATTGGATCGCGGTCGCCTTCTCGCTCTACCAGATTGCCATTGCCGCGCATATCGTGAACCTTTCCAGCCAGATACAGCGGGCGCTGCATCTCGGTTTCCTGATGCTCTTGTGTTTTCCACTGTTGGCCGCCCTCCGCAAACAAGGCCCGGTCGGGCAGATCGTCGCCTGGATCATGGCGGCATTGGGCGTGGTTGTCGCGGGATATCAATGGGTGGAATATGTGCCACTGATGATGCGTTCGGGATCGCTGAACCAAATCGATGTGGTGATCGGCATCATCGCCTTGGTTGGGACATTCGCCGCCGCATGGGTGGTGATGGGCCCTGCCCTGCCCATCGTCGCCGGGTTCTTTCTGATTTACGCACTTTTCGGCGAATACTTCCCCGGCCCCATGGTCACGCGCGGCTATGAGCTGGCCCAGGTGGTCGAACAGATGAGCTTCGGCACCGAGGGCATCTATGGCACGCCGCTCTATGTCTCGGCGACTTATATCTTCCTGTTCATCCTGTTCGGCGCTTTCCTGGAAAAGGCCGGGATGATCAAGCTGTTCACCGACGTTTCCCTGGGGATGGTCGGTCATCGGATGGGCGGCGCGGCCAAGGTGTCGGTTGTCAGCTCGGGGCTCATGGGCACGATCTCGGGATCCGGGGTGGCCAATGTCGTCACCACCGGCCAGTTCACCATTCCGCTGATGAAAAGCTTCGGTTATCGAGCCGCCTTTGCCGGAGGGGTCGAGTCCACCGCCTCGATGGGCGGACAGATCATGCCGCCGGTGATGGGTGCGGTGGCTTTCATCATGGCCGAAACCCTTGGGGTCGCCTATATCGAAGTCGTCCGCGCCGCGATCATCCCTGCCATCCTCTATTTCGCCTCGGCCTTCTGGATGGTCCATCTGGAGGCCGGCCGCCGCAATTTGCGCGGCATGGCCGAGGATGAATTGCCCTCGACCATCAAGGCATTGCGCGAGGGCTGGTACCTGATCCTGCCGCTGGCGGTTCTGGTCTACCTGCTGTTCACGGGCTATACGCCGCTTTTCGCGGGGACCGTCGGGCTTGCACTGACGATGATGCTGATCCTCGGTGCTTCGGCCGCGCTCGGCTTGCCCTCGCCATTGCTCAAGACGATCTTCTGGATCGGGCTGGGGCTGGTCGCTGCCAGCTTCCTGAAATTCGGCAACAACGCCCTATGGGCCGGGATCGCCGTGCTGCTGATCTGGAACGCGATCAGCCAAGGCGGGCGGGCGACGATCCGGCAGGTCGTGGACAGCCTTGCCGAGGGGGCCAAGACCGCCCTGCCCGTCGGCGTGGCCTGCGCTTTGGTCGGCGTGATCATCGGCACCATGACCCTGACGGGCGCCGCCAATACATTCGGCCTCTATATCGTCTCGGTCGGTCAGAACAGCCTGTTCCTGTCGCTGGTCCTGACCATGCTGACCTGCCTTGTCCTTGGCATGGGAATCCCGACCATACCGAATTACATCATCACCTCGACCATCGCCGCCCCCGCCCTGCTGGAACTGGGCGTGCCGCTGATCGTCAGCCACATGTTCGTCTTCTATTTCGGCATCATGGCCGATCTGACTCCGCCCGTGGCGCTGGCCTGCTTTGCCGCGGCTCCGATTGCGAAGGAAGGCGGCCTCAAGATCAGCTTCGAGGCACTCAAGGTCGCCGCGGCGGGTTTCGTGATTCCCTATATGGCGATCTATACCCCGGCCCTGATGCTTCAGGATGGCGGGCCTTTGGCCGGATCCATCGGCTATGCCTCTGCCGTCGCCTATATCGTGTTGAAATGCGTAATCGCGATAGGCTTGTGGGGGATTGCGGTCATCGGCTGGTTGCAGCACAATCTGGCTGTATGGGAGCGTGTTCTGGCTGCCATTGCTGCATTTACCCTGATCGCCGCGATGCCAATGACCGATGAGATCGGCTTGGCCCTCGCAGCCCTGTTCGCGCTCTTGTGGTGGAGGAAATCTCGCGCATGA
- a CDS encoding helix-turn-helix domain-containing protein — MNSEQKHSLAHTGDMGIVACAIRLKAARYAANLMQTELARSLGLKRTTNISNMEKAHTFPNREIMSYFFKEHRIDFNFLMSGHYSQLPGDVQDRLFPALEVANSEWEQTAD; from the coding sequence ATGAACAGCGAACAAAAACATTCACTTGCGCACACTGGCGACATGGGCATTGTTGCATGTGCAATTCGGCTGAAAGCCGCCAGATATGCGGCAAATTTGATGCAGACCGAACTGGCGAGAAGCTTAGGGCTAAAAAGAACCACGAACATTAGCAACATGGAAAAGGCTCACACATTCCCGAACAGGGAAATTATGAGCTACTTCTTCAAAGAGCACAGAATAGACTTCAACTTCCTGATGAGCGGTCACTATTCTCAGCTACCTGGCGACGTTCAGGATCGTCTCTTCCCCGCACTCGAAGTCGCAAACAGTGAATGGGAGCAAACAGCAGATTGA
- a CDS encoding MT-A70 family methyltransferase: MSLDDIAALPVSALASDNCVLWLWATNPLLREAFDIMDAWGFNRKTAGHWVKTTKHGKLAFGTGYILRCAGEPFLIGTRGSPKTSRSVRPVIMGPVREHSRKPDEAFTEAERLMSDARRIELFSRQRREGWANWGNEVEKFQEVG, from the coding sequence ATGTCACTCGATGACATCGCCGCCCTACCCGTCTCTGCCCTGGCGTCCGACAATTGCGTCCTGTGGCTCTGGGCCACCAACCCGCTCCTGCGCGAGGCCTTCGACATTATGGATGCCTGGGGCTTCAATCGAAAGACGGCCGGCCATTGGGTGAAAACCACAAAGCACGGCAAGCTGGCCTTCGGGACCGGATACATCCTGCGCTGTGCGGGTGAGCCGTTCCTGATCGGAACCCGCGGATCGCCGAAGACCAGCCGGTCGGTTCGCCCGGTCATCATGGGCCCGGTTCGCGAGCATAGCCGCAAGCCCGACGAGGCATTCACCGAGGCCGAGCGGCTGATGTCGGACGCCAGGCGCATCGAACTATTTAGCCGCCAGCGCCGTGAAGGCTGGGCGAACTGGGGCAATGAAGTCGAGAAGTTTCAGGAGGTGGGATGA
- a CDS encoding DUF1850 domain-containing protein, with the protein MNGCLLAGMMTIALNGADFRLEWTHSVEKVTWREYWRIKEGGLGLTKAAVKGSGAGMEPGEGAELQDDWWVWTPDLPVQPQLVLAASGATGGAWRICDGEACREIGAAPGAPIILRPCP; encoded by the coding sequence ATGAACGGATGCCTTCTGGCCGGGATGATGACTATCGCCCTGAATGGCGCGGATTTCCGGTTGGAATGGACCCATTCGGTCGAGAAGGTCACCTGGCGCGAATATTGGCGGATCAAAGAGGGTGGGCTTGGCTTGACCAAGGCTGCGGTCAAGGGCTCTGGCGCCGGGATGGAGCCCGGAGAGGGAGCCGAGCTGCAAGATGATTGGTGGGTCTGGACGCCGGATCTGCCGGTTCAACCGCAACTGGTGCTTGCGGCAAGCGGCGCGACTGGTGGAGCATGGCGTATCTGCGACGGGGAGGCCTGCCGCGAAATCGGTGCGGCACCCGGCGCGCCTATCATCCTGCGCCCCTGCCCCTGA
- a CDS encoding bleomycin resistance protein, whose translation MDQAERNNAASNGGRPEGGFAAMVPELDVTDLGESLRFWCDLLGFSVAYSRPDAGFAYLQRGPLQIMLCRFNGDWATGPLEPPLGRGVNFQMSVDAVEPIAGTLEKAGWALFRPVEEKRYRVGDSWSVTREFLVQDLDGYLLRFQASA comes from the coding sequence ATGGATCAGGCAGAGCGCAACAATGCCGCCTCGAACGGCGGGAGACCCGAGGGCGGTTTTGCGGCGATGGTGCCCGAACTTGATGTGACCGACCTCGGTGAAAGCCTGCGGTTCTGGTGCGATTTGCTGGGCTTTTCGGTTGCCTATTCCCGACCGGACGCGGGATTTGCCTATCTTCAACGAGGCCCGCTGCAGATCATGCTATGCCGGTTCAACGGGGATTGGGCCACAGGTCCTCTGGAACCTCCCCTTGGTCGGGGTGTGAATTTCCAGATGAGCGTCGACGCGGTCGAGCCGATTGCGGGCACTCTGGAAAAGGCCGGATGGGCGCTGTTCCGTCCGGTCGAAGAGAAAAGATATCGTGTGGGTGACAGTTGGTCTGTAACTCGCGAATTTCTGGTTCAGGATCTGGATGGATACCTGCTGCGCTTCCAGGCCAGCGCATAG
- a CDS encoding SelT/SelW/SelH family protein, giving the protein MPNLVITYCTGCNWLLRAGWYAQECLSTFGTAISVTLIPDDSGGIFEISLDGATIWERKRDGGFPDIKALKQRVRDRIDPGLSLGHSDK; this is encoded by the coding sequence ATGCCAAATCTGGTCATCACCTATTGCACCGGCTGCAACTGGTTGCTGAGGGCAGGTTGGTATGCGCAGGAATGCCTGTCGACCTTCGGCACGGCTATCAGCGTCACCCTGATTCCAGACGATTCCGGCGGTATTTTCGAGATCTCGCTTGATGGCGCGACGATATGGGAGCGCAAGCGCGATGGCGGCTTTCCCGATATCAAGGCCCTGAAGCAGCGGGTCCGGGATCGGATCGACCCCGGACTCTCGCTTGGACATTCGGACAAGTAA
- a CDS encoding DUF6324 family protein — MSINSQSEIAANLQVGPTDQGMVRIYVEGEGLDLPLDFDPEEATEIAEELLAAAEAARKMAAKGGKSKPRGKR; from the coding sequence GTGAGCATCAACAGCCAAAGCGAAATAGCCGCCAATCTGCAGGTCGGGCCGACGGATCAGGGCATGGTAAGAATCTATGTCGAAGGCGAGGGCCTCGATCTGCCGCTGGATTTCGACCCAGAGGAAGCGACCGAAATTGCCGAAGAATTGCTTGCAGCGGCCGAAGCCGCGCGGAAGATGGCAGCGAAGGGCGGCAAATCCAAGCCCCGCGGAAAACGCTGA
- the proB gene encoding glutamate 5-kinase gives MATLTPSLTSARRLVIKIGSALLVGPQGLRGDWLQGLCDDVAEWRRGGSDVVLVSSGSIALGRRVLGLPPGALALEQAQAAAAVGQIRLARAYEEALAPHGVTTAQVLLTLEDSAERRRYLNSRATMQMLLSFGVVPIVNENDTIATDEIRYGDNDRLAAQIAVTCGADQLLLLSDVDGLYTANPKTDPTARHLPVIRQLTPEIEAMGGDPVSGLSRGGMKTKLMAARTAIAGGCAMVIAEGSVTRPLTAVAEGARASWFLPDGDPQTARKRWIAAMKPKGVLSIDQGAADALRRGKSLLPAGVRAITGTFGRGDPVTISGPSGEALATGLSRYTADEARRIIGHHSAEIETILGYPGRAALVHRDDMAL, from the coding sequence ATGGCAACCCTAACCCCTTCTCTGACCTCTGCCCGCCGGCTGGTCATCAAGATCGGCTCGGCGCTGCTGGTCGGTCCCCAGGGACTGCGTGGCGACTGGTTGCAGGGGCTTTGCGACGACGTGGCGGAATGGCGGCGGGGCGGCTCCGACGTGGTGCTGGTTTCCTCCGGCTCCATCGCGCTTGGCCGCCGGGTTCTGGGTCTTCCACCGGGCGCCCTGGCGCTCGAACAGGCGCAGGCGGCCGCGGCAGTCGGCCAGATCCGTCTTGCCCGGGCCTATGAAGAGGCGCTGGCCCCGCATGGGGTGACGACCGCGCAAGTCCTGCTGACGCTGGAGGACAGTGCCGAGCGGCGGCGGTACCTGAACAGCCGGGCGACGATGCAGATGCTCTTGTCGTTTGGCGTCGTGCCCATCGTGAACGAGAACGACACGATCGCCACCGACGAGATCCGCTATGGCGACAATGACCGGCTCGCTGCCCAGATCGCGGTGACCTGCGGGGCCGATCAGTTGTTGCTGCTATCGGATGTGGATGGGCTGTATACTGCCAATCCGAAAACCGATCCCACCGCCCGGCATTTGCCGGTCATCAGGCAACTGACCCCCGAGATCGAGGCGATGGGCGGAGATCCTGTTTCGGGACTCTCCAGGGGAGGCATGAAAACCAAGCTGATGGCCGCCCGAACCGCCATCGCCGGTGGTTGCGCCATGGTGATCGCGGAAGGCTCGGTCACGCGCCCGCTGACCGCGGTGGCAGAAGGGGCTCGTGCCAGTTGGTTCCTGCCCGATGGCGATCCGCAAACGGCGCGCAAACGCTGGATCGCGGCGATGAAGCCCAAGGGCGTTCTGAGCATCGATCAAGGTGCCGCCGATGCGCTGCGCCGCGGGAAATCCCTTCTGCCCGCCGGGGTCCGCGCGATCACCGGCACCTTCGGGCGGGGTGATCCGGTGACGATCTCCGGCCCCTCGGGAGAGGCCCTCGCGACCGGCTTGTCGCGTTATACCGCCGACGAGGCACGCCGTATCATCGGCCACCACTCGGCCGAAATCGAGACGATCCTCGGCTATCCCGGACGCGCGGCGCTGGTTCATCGCGACGACATGGCACTGTGA
- a CDS encoding protein adenylyltransferase SelO, translating into MIHFDNSYARLPKGFFARIDPTPVSDARLIALNAELAERLGVDVDWLRGPDGVAMLAGNALPAGAEPIAQAYAGHQFGGFVPQLGDGRAVLLGEVVAPDGVRFDIQLKGSGKTPFSRMGDGRAWLGPVLREYVVSEFMAAMGVPTTRALAAVMTGETVWRETALPGALLTRTASSHIRVGTFQYFAVRGREDALAALTDHVIARHYPEASGPLDMLDKVVERQAETIAQWMALGFIHGVMNTDNMAVSGETIDYGPCAFMDAYHPDTVFSSIDQMGRYAWAQQPQVAVWNLAQLATCLIPLMGERDAAIEAATRSVHRFAPLYQTAWLRRFGEKLGLSDAGENIQPLIERLLTIMARQRADFTRVFRGLADGSARDEFPDPAQFDEWVEDWRSFCPDDNVMAKANPLRIPRNHRVEEAIESAVANDLTPFERLLDAVIHPHEDRPEWSDLASPPRPEEIVRQTFCGT; encoded by the coding sequence ATGATCCATTTCGACAACAGCTATGCGCGCCTGCCAAAGGGGTTCTTCGCCCGTATCGATCCGACCCCGGTATCCGACGCGCGCCTGATTGCCCTGAATGCAGAACTGGCCGAGCGGTTGGGAGTGGATGTGGATTGGCTGCGTGGCCCCGATGGCGTGGCGATGCTGGCCGGCAATGCACTGCCTGCAGGTGCCGAGCCGATCGCACAGGCCTATGCCGGACACCAGTTCGGAGGGTTCGTACCGCAGCTTGGCGACGGCCGGGCCGTCTTGCTGGGCGAGGTGGTGGCGCCGGACGGTGTGCGCTTCGATATCCAACTCAAGGGCAGCGGCAAGACTCCGTTCTCGCGGATGGGCGATGGCCGGGCATGGTTGGGGCCCGTACTGCGTGAATATGTCGTCAGCGAATTCATGGCTGCGATGGGCGTGCCGACAACGCGGGCACTCGCAGCGGTGATGACCGGCGAAACGGTCTGGCGCGAAACCGCCCTGCCGGGAGCGTTGCTGACCCGAACTGCCTCCAGCCATATCAGGGTCGGCACGTTCCAGTATTTCGCCGTTCGGGGACGCGAGGATGCACTGGCCGCGCTGACCGATCATGTCATCGCGCGGCATTATCCCGAGGCATCGGGACCTCTGGACATGCTGGACAAGGTGGTGGAGCGGCAGGCCGAAACCATCGCGCAATGGATGGCGCTCGGCTTTATTCACGGGGTCATGAATACCGACAACATGGCAGTATCGGGCGAAACCATCGATTATGGCCCTTGTGCATTCATGGATGCATATCATCCCGATACGGTCTTTTCCTCGATAGATCAGATGGGGCGATACGCTTGGGCGCAGCAGCCGCAGGTGGCGGTCTGGAATCTTGCGCAACTGGCAACCTGCCTGATCCCGTTGATGGGCGAACGGGACGCTGCCATCGAGGCGGCAACCCGGTCGGTGCATCGTTTCGCACCCCTCTACCAAACGGCATGGCTAAGGCGGTTCGGCGAGAAATTGGGACTGAGCGACGCGGGCGAGAACATCCAGCCGCTGATCGAGCGCCTGCTAACCATCATGGCCCGGCAGCGCGCCGATTTCACACGGGTTTTCCGTGGCTTGGCAGACGGCTCGGCACGGGACGAGTTCCCGGACCCGGCACAATTTGACGAATGGGTCGAGGATTGGCGATCTTTTTGCCCGGATGACAATGTGATGGCCAAAGCCAACCCGTTGCGCATTCCGCGCAATCACCGCGTGGAAGAGGCCATCGAGTCGGCAGTCGCGAATGATCTGACCCCGTTCGAACGACTGCTAGATGCGGTGATCCACCCGCATGAGGACCGCCCGGAATGGAGCGATCTTGCCTCCCCTCCCCGTCCCGAGGAGATCGTCCGGCAGACCTTTTGCGGAACGTGA
- a CDS encoding BolA/IbaG family iron-sulfur metabolism protein — MAMEAHDIEALIRAEFPDAQVTITDLAGDGNHYAAEVIDESFRGKNRVQQQRAVYAALQGKMDGPAGELHALALTTKAPE, encoded by the coding sequence ATGGCAATGGAAGCCCATGACATCGAAGCGCTCATTCGTGCGGAATTTCCCGACGCGCAAGTCACGATCACTGATCTTGCCGGAGATGGAAATCATTACGCGGCCGAGGTGATCGACGAAAGCTTCCGTGGCAAGAACCGGGTTCAGCAGCAGCGGGCGGTCTATGCCGCGTTGCAAGGCAAGATGGATGGCCCGGCCGGCGAATTGCATGCATTGGCCCTGACCACGAAGGCGCCGGAATAG
- a CDS encoding DUF883 family protein has translation MANRTTTAEDIKRDTKAAAREAREDLEEGARKIKEDGRETLEELSNNRAAERLRERGAEFAETARETGREYADRARAEAGRIYQEGQRKAEERYDELSELVRRHPARSLGVAAGVGFLVGLILARR, from the coding sequence ATGGCTAACCGGACCACGACCGCCGAAGACATCAAGCGTGACACCAAGGCCGCCGCCCGCGAAGCGCGGGAGGACTTGGAAGAGGGTGCCCGCAAGATCAAGGAGGACGGACGCGAAACCCTGGAGGAACTGTCTAATAACCGGGCGGCCGAGCGTCTGCGCGAGCGCGGTGCGGAATTTGCCGAAACGGCCCGTGAAACAGGCCGCGAATATGCCGACCGCGCACGCGCGGAGGCCGGGCGGATTTACCAAGAGGGCCAACGCAAGGCCGAAGAACGCTATGACGAATTGTCCGAACTGGTCCGCCGTCACCCGGCAAGATCACTGGGGGTTGCGGCCGGTGTCGGCTTCCTCGTCGGTCTGATCCTCGCGCGCCGCTGA
- the obgE gene encoding GTPase ObgE, with product MKFLDLARVHIRSGGGGAGCVSFRREKYVEYGGPDGGDGGRGGDVWAEAVEGLNTLIDFRYQQHFFAKSGQHGMGSQMTGRSGDDKVLRVPVGTEILEEDEETPIADLTEPGQRVLLAKGGNGGWGNLHFKTSTNRAPRKANPGQPGVERTIWLRLKLIADAGLVGLPNAGKSTFLATVSNARPKIADYPFTTLHPNLGVVGVDGREFVMADIPGLIEGASEGRGIGDRFLGHVERCSVLLHLVDGTSEDVASDARTILTELDAYSPVLMSKPRVTALNKIDALDDQTIAERHAALETELGTPVHMMSSVARQGVTEVLRALRSEIAPTRHSTDDESDAPWQP from the coding sequence ATGAAATTTCTCGATCTGGCACGCGTTCATATCCGCTCGGGCGGCGGCGGCGCCGGTTGCGTCTCGTTCCGGCGCGAGAAATATGTCGAATATGGCGGCCCCGATGGCGGTGATGGCGGGCGCGGCGGCGATGTCTGGGCCGAGGCAGTCGAGGGGCTGAACACGCTGATCGATTTCCGGTATCAGCAGCACTTCTTCGCCAAATCCGGACAGCACGGCATGGGCAGCCAGATGACCGGCAGATCGGGCGACGATAAAGTGCTGCGCGTTCCGGTCGGCACCGAGATCCTCGAAGAGGACGAAGAAACGCCCATCGCCGATCTGACCGAGCCGGGCCAGCGCGTCCTGCTCGCCAAGGGCGGCAATGGGGGTTGGGGTAACCTGCATTTCAAGACTTCGACCAATCGGGCGCCACGCAAGGCCAATCCCGGCCAACCCGGGGTCGAGCGGACCATCTGGCTACGGCTCAAGCTGATTGCGGATGCGGGGCTGGTCGGGTTGCCGAATGCGGGCAAATCGACCTTCCTGGCGACCGTATCGAATGCCCGCCCCAAGATCGCCGATTATCCCTTTACCACGCTGCATCCCAACCTGGGAGTGGTCGGGGTGGATGGCCGGGAATTCGTCATGGCCGATATTCCGGGACTGATCGAGGGTGCCAGCGAGGGCAGGGGGATCGGCGACCGCTTCCTTGGCCATGTCGAACGCTGCTCGGTGCTACTGCATCTGGTCGACGGCACATCCGAGGATGTGGCGAGTGATGCCCGCACCATCCTGACCGAGCTTGATGCCTATTCCCCGGTGCTGATGTCCAAGCCGCGCGTCACCGCGCTGAACAAGATCGATGCGCTGGACGATCAGACCATCGCCGAACGCCATGCCGCATTGGAGACGGAACTCGGGACTCCGGTGCATATGATGTCCAGCGTGGCGCGTCAGGGCGTGACCGAGGTACTGCGCGCGCTCCGGTCCGAGATCGCGCCGACCCGACACAGCACGGATGATGAGTCCGACGCACCATGGCAACCCTAA